AAAATTGTTCTTGAAAACAAAATAAACTAACCAATAAATTTTAACCATTAACTATTGACAAAAAACACAGTTGCTGAGTTAATTTGCGAGCGCATTTTCTTCAATGCTAACAAAGACTTGGACACATCTAAGGCTTGCTTGCGGGCTGTGCATAATGGGGTTAGTCAATAAAATGTTACTTAATGCCTTTTCTGTTGTTATGATGGGTTTCGAAAGTTCGATGGAATAACCTCCCTATGCACAGCACTTCCGCAATCTTCGCCAAGATGTGTTACCCAACCCGTTTGTAATGCATTTCAGAAAATGCACTCTTCAATTGTGTAGTAATTTGAGGATGTTAATCGTGTCAGAAAGTATGAAGCTTTAATTTAATATATAGCGTAATGGGTTGACAGGCATGCCGTTCAGACGGACTTCATAATGCAAATGGGGACCGGTACTGCGACCCGAATTCCCCATATAGGCTATGATTTCTCCCCTGGTCACCTTTTGCTTTTTTTTGACTACATAACGTGATAGGTGAGCATATCGGGTGGTTATGCCTAAGCCGTGGTCAATAACTAAAGAAATACCGTAGCTGCCATCTTTACCTGTAAAAACAACTTTGCCATCTGCAGGTGCATAGATGGGCGTACCCACTGGTCCGGAGATATCAAGGCCTTTGTGGAATTCCCTTCGACCTGTAAAAGGGGAAATGCGGTAACCAAACTCAGAGGAAATCCAGCCCTGAGTGGGCCAGATAGAAGGGGTGGCGGCCAGGATATTTTTTTGGCTGCGTATAGTTTCGAGTAGTTCTTGTTGCCTGATTTCCTCCAGACGGGCTTCAGTACTAAGTTGGTCTAAAAAATTATGCATCTTACGCGTCAAAAGTTCCTGGCGATATAGAGGAAAATAGGTATTGGGAAATCCTTTGTCTGGTGCACCGCCCAGAGAGTTGAGCGAAACCTGTTCTGGTTCCAGGTTCATCATTACTCGAAGCTTGGTATCAAACTCTTTGATCCGGGAAAGATCAGTTTCCAATCTCTTTATTTTATTGGCAAAAGTCAAAAGCTGGACTTTTTGTTTCTGAACCAGAGTCTTGGATAGAGTAAGTTGTTTTTCAATAGAACGGAATTTTTGGAAATTTTTCCACAGGTAGATATTTGTTCCCACCAGGACGATTATAAGCAAAAGAATAAAGATGGTGGTCCAACCCCTGAGACGAAATTTACGGCAACAACCTTGTTTTTCTTTAAAAACAACTATTTGATATTTTTGGAAAAGCATGATTTGGCGCGATTGGTTTAGTTTAGTTTAAACGATAGTATTTAGTTGTACTGATTTGTTTGTGGTTAAGTAGTTGACCGTTATCTGATTCTCAGGTCACAATCACTCATTTTCGGTAGTTGAACTATAGATAAAAGTCAAGTTGCCATTTTTTTAAGGCATTGAAAATATTTTTTTTAATCGTTTTGTTGTCTTTGGTTAATTCGGAAATCATGGCCGTAATTTCCGACCTTTTAGTGGACTGGGCCGAGGGGCATGGATTGTCCCATACAGGCAAATTCCACTTGTTGGCAGCTTGGCGGATATATTTTTTTTCAACCAGGAGCATAGGGCGGATAACTCTGAGCCGACCGGAAAAGAATTTTTCATTGGGAGAAAGTCCCTCCACCCGTCCGGTTTGAAATAAATTCATAAAAAAGGTGGTCACGAGGTCATCAGAATTATGCCCCAGGGCAAGGTGAGTCAGGTTATATTCAGCACATAGTTGGAACAAACGTTTCCGTCTATTCCAGGCACATAAAAAACAGGGAGACTTTTTGCGGTTTTTGCTTGAGTGAGCAAATAGACCGAAATCAGTCACTTCTATATGAGCTGGAAGTTGGTGTTTTTTTAACCACTCTAAAAGGGGAGCATGGTTTTCTGGCTCAAAGCCCGGATTTAAATGCAGTACCATTATTTCGAAAAAAAAAGGGACAATTCTCTGTCTTAGAAGAAGCACTTTTAACATGGTCCAACTGTCTACACCGCCGGACAAGGCTACACCTATGCGTGCTCCGGGCCAAATCATCCCAGTTTTTTGCATTAATTTTCCGCATCGGCCTAGACAAACTTTTTGAGCATAGTTAAGTTTGGATCGTTGTGACATAATTTCTTTATTTTTTATCTATCTTCGACGAGGAAGTTATTATGTTTGTTGTTAATGAAAAAGAGTTTCCAGATTCCAGGGTAGTAGCGCATCTGGACCGCGACAGGTGTGATGGTTGTGCAATTTGCGTAGATATCTGTCCTACAGGCGCGCTGGAACTTGTGAATAACAAAAAAAGGCCAGGTAAAAAAGTCATCTTCATCCAAGCAAAAAAATGTCATGGATGTGGGGTCTGTGAAGGAGCCTGTCCAAAAGAAGCGATTTTTATTCCCGGTCTGAGCATTAGCGAACTCCGTAGCTATGTTCATAAGGCTATTGCTGAGATTTATCAGGAAGTGGGTATAGGAGTCTGTGGCCAAACCCCATTTTAACCGCTGATTGAAAGTCTTGGTTTCTGAAATGCATTACAAACGGCTTGGGTAAGCCATCTTGGCGAAGCTTGCGGAAAAACAGAGCATCGGGAGAAATGGGCTAAATATTTTGTGATGTTGACCATAACTATCGATAATAAAAAGCATGCTTGTTTACCCAAAATATCCCATTATGCTCTGTCCGCAAGCAAGCTTTAGATGGGTCCAAGTCTTTGTACCAGCATGAAAGAAATCAAGACTAGAATAAACCATGGAAATTAAGTTTATAAAAAGGGTTGGCTACAAGCTCATAGACCGCCGGCTTGAGTAGAGCCAAGTAGGAGCACGCTAGATCTGTGTTCATTATGGTCTCCTTGACAGCCAAAAAATGTCAATTATACTTATAACTATTCAGCTCATCAACTTTTTCTTCATATGTCTTTGCCGCCATAAACATTTTGTCGGTTCAGACGAGAAATCAAGTATTTTAGCAACCTTTTAAGTGACTGCTGGGGTGTGACCTATGCTTCAGGTTAAAGACTTGAATCTTTTTTATGGACGCAATCAGGTTCTTCATAATTTAAACTTCCACTTAAACCAGGGCGAGATCTTGGGCTTTTTGGGACCAAACGGGGCGGGTAAGTCCAGTACGATGCGTATTTTGACCGGATATCTTGTTCCTTCCTCAGGTCAGGTGATATTTGATGGTCAGAATATTCAGAAGGCTCCTCTATTGCTACGTAAAAACTTGGGTTATTTACCGGAAACCGCTCCCATTTATCCTGAGCTTAAAGTTATTGAGTACTTGCAATGGGTGGCTAGAATTAAGTCTTGCGCCCATGTTGACAAAGACGTTCAAGAAGTAATGGGAAAGTGTGGATTAACCCCGGTTAAAAATAAGCTTATCGCTCATCTTTCTAAAGGTTACCGGCAAAGGGTAGGTCTAGCTCAAGCCATACTGGGAAATCCAAAGCTTTTAATTTTAGATGAACCAACCGTGGGCCTGGATCCAGGGCAGATTCGAGAGATCAGAGAGCTGATTCGGG
This genomic stretch from Desulfovulcanus ferrireducens harbors:
- a CDS encoding M23 family metallopeptidase yields the protein MLFQKYQIVVFKEKQGCCRKFRLRGWTTIFILLLIIVLVGTNIYLWKNFQKFRSIEKQLTLSKTLVQKQKVQLLTFANKIKRLETDLSRIKEFDTKLRVMMNLEPEQVSLNSLGGAPDKGFPNTYFPLYRQELLTRKMHNFLDQLSTEARLEEIRQQELLETIRSQKNILAATPSIWPTQGWISSEFGYRISPFTGRREFHKGLDISGPVGTPIYAPADGKVVFTGKDGSYGISLVIDHGLGITTRYAHLSRYVVKKKQKVTRGEIIAYMGNSGRSTGPHLHYEVRLNGMPVNPLRYILN
- a CDS encoding tRNA lysidine(34) synthetase; this encodes MSQRSKLNYAQKVCLGRCGKLMQKTGMIWPGARIGVALSGGVDSWTMLKVLLLRQRIVPFFFEIMVLHLNPGFEPENHAPLLEWLKKHQLPAHIEVTDFGLFAHSSKNRKKSPCFLCAWNRRKRLFQLCAEYNLTHLALGHNSDDLVTTFFMNLFQTGRVEGLSPNEKFFSGRLRVIRPMLLVEKKYIRQAANKWNLPVWDNPCPSAQSTKRSEITAMISELTKDNKTIKKNIFNALKKWQLDFYL
- a CDS encoding 4Fe-4S binding protein encodes the protein MFVVNEKEFPDSRVVAHLDRDRCDGCAICVDICPTGALELVNNKKRPGKKVIFIQAKKCHGCGVCEGACPKEAIFIPGLSISELRSYVHKAIAEIYQEVGIGVCGQTPF
- a CDS encoding ABC transporter ATP-binding protein, with protein sequence MLQVKDLNLFYGRNQVLHNLNFHLNQGEILGFLGPNGAGKSSTMRILTGYLVPSSGQVIFDGQNIQKAPLLLRKNLGYLPETAPIYPELKVIEYLQWVARIKSCAHVDKDVQEVMGKCGLTPVKNKLIAHLSKGYRQRVGLAQAILGNPKLLILDEPTVGLDPGQIREIRELIRELGKERTILLSTHILPEVELICDRVIIINKGRILADDNVDNLVQRAGRGRHLLRVGFETLNMDELKERLSALKGVHQFDIQTSKDEVIIHVQAEPGKDIRADLSDFVYGLKGKILEFRPVDLSLEQAFVNLVYKQGEA